CAATCAGTTGTTGTTTTTCATCAGAAGGTTTTCCATGCGTGCAGAGTAAACATTTGAATAGACCAGCAAAAGAAATCTCTATCGATCCTTGTTCATCATCATTAGAACCAGCACCATTTTGTAGAAATCCGAGTAAAGAATTTTGTTTTACTTTCCGTTTAGCTTCTTCAGCttcttttttctcttgatCAAGCTCCTACACAATTTATAagaatacaataaaaatgtaaagacaaaatttttttataattaaacagcTTGGAACTCAGCAAGTAaaagaaacaataaaaatcatgCTTTAGTATTTTCTGAGTTTAAAACACCAACTTTAgttgaaatgaaattttttagtcatttatctacttttttaattctaacTTCTTAACCtacagaaattaatttaaatatataatttaaatatatttaattataggGCAGTTTATTCTGAACAAACCGTTTaacatttttactttttcttgaagtaaatttgaaaaatgcaatttaaaaaaaaaacttctcgataagtcaattttttaaacagttGTGACtatttgacaataaaaaaaaactattttttttaattcactactttttattaattcggtatgaaaatttttttaattcctgaGAAATATACTTAGtgaggtaaaaaattttcagtgacATCAAAATGGCGAATCAACTAGttacttttactatttttattttaagaaatatacAAACCTTTTTGGTTTTCTTAACTTGAACTTCTCTAGTACCCCACGAGACaacgtttaaattgataatagaGTATAAAATCAGTAACAAATACATGGAAGGAatggataataaataaatgataccAGGAACAATACACCAAAATTCTTGTGGGTGAAGACAAGCGGCTATAAGAAATGAACTTGTtagtgatattaaaaatattgcagAGGGTGAGCCTATCCCATCTTCTCCGAGCTGAAGAGCTGTACCAACAATTACGGCCATCATTATCATAGCATATGCAGTAGATAATATTTGGGCACACAGTAactaaaagataaaaaaaaatatagtattTAGATATGATtaactattataattttaaagttattaaatacgTGAAAAAATCTTACTTGAATATCAGCTTTACACGTGAAACAAATTaccataaataaaagaataggAATTATGTTATAATAAAAGCTTGTCCAGTTGTCAATTTTGAAAGCTGCCACGAAAGCTCCCACTAACATCAGAAATATTGTTCCTGGTCCAAGTATGGTGCCACCTAAATTATAAACGATTTTATCAGttcttaacaataaaattgataatcaatagaaaattttcatcataCCCATAAGCAAAATCTGATAAGATATATATGGTAGAGAAATATtgtcattaattttgattgttCGTTTTGCATCCATAAGCAAATCCATAATATTAGCAATAGTTGATGGAACCCAACGACGACGCTGATTATAAAACTCATTGAAACCTTCAGGAGCGTGAGTATAGGCATCACTGGCAGCCGAATATTCTACTCTATATCCTCTTTGAAGCAAAAGAGTACAAAGCCATCGATCTTCACCTTGATCATATTGCACATAATGTCTAGCATCTTCTGATTTTGTAGTATATTTCTTCATAACATTATCATCCATAAGGGCTTTTCCTCGAAAAAGTGAAAAACAACCAGGACTACAGAGAACGCAGCCTATCATGTGTTCAGTAGCTTTTTGTAACCAATGACCAATTGCGTACTCAAACATTTGATACCAAACCATAGGACCTGAACCTACCGGATGGATTCGACCGCAAGCAGCACCAAggtttttattctttttcatCAAATCAACTAAAAGCTTAACAGCAGCCGGTTGAAAGTCAATGTCGCCATCAAGAGTTAGAAGATATGTATTTTCTGCTATCATCTCCTTACGATCAACACTGATAGGAAGTTCCATTAATCGATGACCAAGCAAGTAATACATGTACATTACTTGGCTCCATCGTTTTCTGTgccgaattttatttttatcttttaaatgtGCTATCATTTTAGTTTTTCCTGGTAATGTCCATACAAGTCTACCACCATAGGGAGTTGGATATTTTTTAGGAGCTCTCACATGCATTCGAGTCTGATGTACATCAGAAGCAGCTTCATCTAATGTTCCTACTAAGAGTTTGACAAATCGGTTTACTTGAGTTTCATTTTCGTCATGATCTGCAAGTTCAAAAGCATCATCAAAGAAGATATGAGTTTCGAATTCGTAATAATCTGGGTCaacaacttttaaatatttttgagcaaCACGGCGAGCACATTGATCTTCATCTAAACGCAagatacttttcaaaaattctatcatttcttctttattttcatGCCACATAGTAGCACATGCATAAATTCTAGTAACATGATCACTACTTTTTACTGCCGATGGAGGAGTCGTTGAACCATCAGTTTGTTCATAAATTGTCTCATAATCACCGTCACCCTTTTCTCTCTCTATTTCGGCTAGGTCTTCTACTTTAACTTCTGGCTGATCATCTCTTTTTCGATTTAATCCTAATGATTGATCAATTAACAACGAATCATACATAGGAACAACAAATAGTTTTTCTGTTGCCGCAAGTCTTTCACATTTTGGTGTCCAAATGTGAAGAGTAATCCAAGTTTGCGAAAGTAACCAAAGAAGCCATACCCAGGCATATTGTTTagatataaaatcattaagaaaatacagtggaGGTGATTCATAGAAAAGGTAATCAGGAATTGTGCCATGAAAGAAACAAGGATCGCCATTGCGTAAGCCACACGCAGTAATTAAAAGTGAAATAAGAACAGGGATAGTTAGATTCACAGGAAACGCATAACTGAATggttgtattaaaattttgcatcCAAATTTacctgaaaaaaatattgacctGTAATAGTGTGTAccaaaaaaatagcatcttTGATTTAACAAcgtttctaataaatataattgtagAGGTTCACTGcaaacttaataaaataatcgaaATCTTGCTAAATCAATTAACTAGTGTTTTTGGCATTATTTTTCgtaatttcatatttaaatgaaagtaCTACATTGTTTTGGTAAATACTTACCTACAATATATGTGAAATACGATCCAactatttgaattaataaaacataaacaaTAGAGTTTAAGTCAGAATTAATGGTTTCAGTATCTCCAGTAGGTAGTATTTCTGAAAGATCAGGCATAGCCCCTACAACAGATTGGCGCACTCCGGTAACAGTAATTTTTTGCTCTCTAAACGCGGATCCAAACATTGTGAAAAAGTGTCCGATATTTTGGccttttaaatgaaaaataaccAGTGAACTGATGAAAAAGGCTATTATTTTCCAGACtgagataaataaatacgtaaaATATCTTGTCAATCtcaattctttttttacttGACCCAATGTACGAATGAAGCCTGAGAaaaggttattattattatttgtttttgatCGCTGTGTAATCAACTATatgctcaaaaaaattcttttgttaATCTTACCAATGGAACTTTGCATCGATACGTAGTTTTCCCACCAACCACAGGATACAAAAATCAATGTGGGTGGAATCAGCCAGAGACTCTGCTTGGAACTATCCAGTAATGGCCAAACAATAAATCCACTTACTTGGGCCACTAATGCCATCAAATCTACAAAAATGAGTATACATTTTCGTGACTCATCTTTACTACTACTTCTTGAGAGTAATCCAAGTAATCCTGGTACAAAGCAAACACAATTGGTAATCATTGCAGCCTTTATTGCATCTAATTCTGGTaaaacagcaaaaaacatcgaTGCCAGTCCAACAACACGAAACGTTTCCATGATAAACACTAACAAGAAATGTGAGGATATTGGTTTTTTCCATGATTTAAATATGCACATTCGACAACTTCGAAAAAAGGTTCCGAATTCAGGAGCAGCATAGGCAAAGATTATACACCAAGCCCATGCTATCCTTTGTTCTTCTGGTAAAGTAACGATGAATTGCTTATCCCGTCCTAATTCTTTGTTACAATAAACTATTACACGATCAGATTTGAGTTGTGAAGTCATAAAAATGATAGCTCCTTTAGAAATAACTCCACTGACAAGAACTATTATAAAAACTAGAAGATACacaattacttttattatttggaTCGTCGCATCAAGACACTTTTGGTTCGCCATGGAGCCTGAGTCAATTTTCGGTGGAGGGTTTCTAAAGACATCCCATGCTTTTGTTTCAACAATTGTTCGCTGgctataagaaaaaatattcaaatatattatacaatatattataatttagtattttaaatagtgtgagacaatttaaaatttgtttttttaatcaaaggatatgaataatattatatttcttacctagggcaggaaaataagaaatgtctcagattacatgtaattaCATGTTGACCGAGGcaaagccgaggtcgacaaacatgtgatctgaggctttcttatttcctgcccgtggtgagaatactatttttctcctcgacggaggcggaaagcggcattttcatttagcgcagcgggcggaaaattgacgctttccgcccggagggaagaaaaatgattttaaatccATATCAATCCGAAATTATCTTAAACAGCTACATACTCAATGAATCTACAAGTGATATGAAATAATTCTTTATCAATAGCTTACCTCTCTCCATACTCATGTGTCAAAGGTGTCGTATCATCATCAGAAAAATCATCAGGGTCGTTCGCACCCATCATACTATTCTGTTGATGGTTTTTCGGCATTGTTGAAAttgtttatctaaaaaattatgaaagattataaatcaatttatttaattcggcTCTGATCCCTTATGaatagaaaaagaaatttgaaaagatCACCTCCCTACAGAATGTATAtctgtataaaattataatcaaatcTTTTTGCATGTTTCAAATCGTTTTAAATCAGTTCAAACTCTTTTTTCTAATCAGAGATAATTgtgatcgaaaaatttttaaaacattttttaaaaaattctacatatGTCCGTATTAATTGTACTTACAAGTTTAAACTATCAATAGTATTCTATATTATAAACATTTCGATATTTTCGTTATTAGTCTCccgttaaatttaaataaaaaaattaggaaaacggttgaccctgaaggccatccctgcaacttcccgctaattccatacgtaggcgcttaaaattgcacctatgacgtttttgagctcttcgagctcaaaaatacaatttctgttcttttgagctctccgagctcaaaaagataacttttctatgcttttgaactgtttgagctcaaaagtctgagagatttgataaaacactattttttgaattttcaaaccgcaataacttttgaatgaatgaaacgattttcacgcggttggcggcattcgacgcagttctTTAAGCCTCATcaagaatctttaagttttaactgatcgaactaggaatttcggagtaattccgaaaaaacactttttttggttttctttcgttcacgatatctctcgaacgaatcagtcgattttgaccggataggcggcaatcgacgtggtttttcaaggtttaaaagctgattagtttttggagttgatccatcaagccgtttaaaagttattccaaaaaaaccacatttgaaaaaaaattgtttttcagttttttgaagatttctcaaaatctatcgatttgaatcggtccaaatagttttcgaaatctaagtttggtcatgTTTGCCTTTCCAATGGCACCAActacgatgaaatcggtcaagccgttcaaaagttataagcagttcacatactttcacacacacacacacacacacacacacacacacacacacacacacacacacacacacacacacactcggggcagaagagatactgctaccgggcgcgtctccccgagcggatgggagaacgctcgctgtccttggatgacacttaatctcttagttgatgaggtacagcgggtaggagccaagcaaaataaccaaacaaaatacgctcccgtggacaaaactcccctttaatgggttggtcgcactaactgacctaacaagacgatcgttccctgctgtgacccactgggagtgaccggaacctcgtgtcgtagtttccgacgatgcaggccacggctgatgtgagcttgctctgccgaggtgtaagttgcagcagtggatcaggagccagccacttcgggccttgatcaggaagtacgcagtgagtgttagagatcggaatcttcaccgctccgagcgagtctagtccgtccgtgtattccgggg
The sequence above is drawn from the Cotesia glomerata isolate CgM1 linkage group LG4, MPM_Cglom_v2.3, whole genome shotgun sequence genome and encodes:
- the LOC123262595 gene encoding chitin synthase chs-2 isoform X2 → MPKNHQQNSMMGANDPDDFSDDDTTPLTHEYGESQRTIVETKAWDVFRNPPPKIDSGSMANQKCLDATIQIIKVIVYLLVFIIVLVSGVISKGAIIFMTSQLKSDRVIVYCNKELGRDKQFIVTLPEEQRIAWAWCIIFAYAAPEFGTFFRSCRMCIFKSWKKPISSHFLLVFIMETFRVVGLASMFFAVLPELDAIKAAMITNCVCFVPGLLGLLSRSSSKDESRKCILIFVDLMALVAQVSGFIVWPLLDSSKQSLWLIPPTLIFVSCGWWENYVSMQSSIGFIRTLGQVKKELRLTRYFTYLFISVWKIIAFFISSLVIFHLKGQNIGHFFTMFGSAFREQKITVTGVRQSVVGAMPDLSEILPTGDTETINSDLNSIVYVLLIQIVGSYFTYIVGKFGCKILIQPFSYAFPVNLTIPVLISLLITACGLRNGDPCFFHGTIPDYLFYESPPLYFLNDFISKQYAWVWLLWLLSQTWITLHIWTPKCERLAATEKLFVVPMYDSLLIDQSLGLNRKRDDQPEVKVEDLAEIEREKGDGDYETIYEQTDGSTTPPSAVKSSDHVTRIYACATMWHENKEEMIEFLKSILRLDEDQCARRVAQKYLKVVDPDYYEFETHIFFDDAFELADHDENETQVNRFVKLLVGTLDEAASDVHQTRMHVRAPKKYPTPYGGRLVWTLPGKTKMIAHLKDKNKIRHRKRWSQVMYMYYLLGHRLMELPISVDRKEMIAENTYLLTLDGDIDFQPAAVKLLVDLMKKNKNLGAACGRIHPVGSGPMVWYQMFEYAIGHWLQKATEHMIGCVLCSPGCFSLFRGKALMDDNVMKKYTTKSEDARHYVQYDQGEDRWLCTLLLQRGYRVEYSAASDAYTHAPEGFNEFYNQRRRWVPSTIANIMDLLMDAKRTIKINDNISLPYISYQILLMGGTILGPGTIFLMLVGAFVAAFKIDNWTSFYYNIIPILLFMVICFTCKADIQLLCAQILSTAYAMIMMAVIVGTALQLGEDGIGSPSAIFLISLTSSFLIAACLHPQEFWCIVPGIIYLLSIPSMYLLLILYSIINLNVVSWGTREVQVKKTKKELDQEKKEAEEAKRKVKQNSLLGFLQNGAGSNDDEQGSIEISFAGLFKCLLCTHGKPSDEKQQLIAIADSLEHLGKRLEIIERAVDPQGHVLARRRASSASSRAPDHLGPIEEESRKDQNDSVSDTETETSQPHDIARDVNFHSQPYWLHDEGLKKGEIDVLSMQEEQFWKDLLEKYLYPIDEDKAEKARIAADLIELRNKSVFAFLMFNALFVLIVFLLQLNKDQLHVVWPLGIKTNITFVEETSEVHISKEYLQLEPIGLVFVFFFALILIIQFSAMLFHRFGTLAHILASTPLSWYCCKKTKDLSEEALLSKHAVEIVRDLQRLDGMEGDYDEGSGSGPGRRKTIRNLEKSRRKTQAINTLDVAFRQRFFSMVEENELPRNMTTRQSTKAFKAFEGRRNSIMALRKKSQMQTLGANNIYGGVGNPLGIQPRPTRSSQISVKDVFGDAGHVNIGFDIGESPRNSLKLQPMG
- the LOC123262595 gene encoding chitin synthase chs-2 isoform X1 — translated: MPKNHQQNSMMGANDPDDFSDDDTTPLTHEYGESQRTIVETKAWDVFRNPPPKIDSGSMANQKCLDATIQIIKVIVYLLVFIIVLVSGVISKGAIIFMTSQLKSDRVIVYCNKELGRDKQFIVTLPEEQRIAWAWCIIFAYAAPEFGTFFRSCRMCIFKSWKKPISSHFLLVFIMETFRVVGLASMFFAVLPELDAIKAAMITNCVCFVPGLLGLLSRSSSKDESRKCILIFVDLMALVAQVSGFIVWPLLDSSKQSLWLIPPTLIFVSCGWWENYVSMQSSIGFIRTLGQVKKELRLTRYFTYLFISVWKIIAFFISSLVIFHLKGQNIGHFFTMFGSAFREQKITVTGVRQSVVGAMPDLSEILPTGDTETINSDLNSIVYVLLIQIVGSYFTYIVGKFGCKILIQPFSYAFPVNLTIPVLISLLITACGLRNGDPCFFHGTIPDYLFYESPPLYFLNDFISKQYAWVWLLWLLSQTWITLHIWTPKCERLAATEKLFVVPMYDSLLIDQSLGLNRKRDDQPEVKVEDLAEIEREKGDGDYETIYEQTDGSTTPPSAVKSSDHVTRIYACATMWHENKEEMIEFLKSILRLDEDQCARRVAQKYLKVVDPDYYEFETHIFFDDAFELADHDENETQVNRFVKLLVGTLDEAASDVHQTRMHVRAPKKYPTPYGGRLVWTLPGKTKMIAHLKDKNKIRHRKRWSQVMYMYYLLGHRLMELPISVDRKEMIAENTYLLTLDGDIDFQPAAVKLLVDLMKKNKNLGAACGRIHPVGSGPMVWYQMFEYAIGHWLQKATEHMIGCVLCSPGCFSLFRGKALMDDNVMKKYTTKSEDARHYVQYDQGEDRWLCTLLLQRGYRVEYSAASDAYTHAPEGFNEFYNQRRRWVPSTIANIMDLLMDAKRTIKINDNISLPYISYQILLMGGTILGPGTIFLMLVGAFVAAFKIDNWTSFYYNIIPILLFMVICFTCKADIQLLCAQILSTAYAMIMMAVIVGTALQLGEDGIGSPSAIFLISLTSSFLIAACLHPQEFWCIVPGIIYLLSIPSMYLLLILYSIINLNVVSWGTREVQVKKTKKELDQEKKEAEEAKRKVKQNSLLGFLQNGAGSNDDEQGSIEISFAGLFKCLLCTHGKPSDEKQQLIAIADSLEHLGKRLEIIERAVDPQGHVLARRRASSASSRAPDHLGPIEEESRKDQNDSVSDTETETSQPHDIARDVNFHSQPYWLHDEGLKKGEIDVLSMQEEQFWKDLLEKYLYPIDEDKAEKARIAKDLKDLRDQSVFAFFMMNALFVLIVFLLQLNKDLLHVKWPFGIKTNITYDDFTQEVHISKEYLQLEPIGLVFVFFFALILIIQFSAMLFHRFGTLAHILASTPLSWYCCKKTKDLSEEALLSKHAVEIVRDLQRLDGMEGDYDEGSGSGPGRRKTIRNLEKSRRKTQAINTLDVAFRQRFFSMVEENELPRNMTTRQSTKAFKAFEGRRNSIMALRKKSQMQTLGANNIYGGVGNPLGIQPRPTRSSQISVKDVFGDAGHVNIGFDIGESPRNSLKLQPMG